A genomic segment from Bos mutus isolate GX-2022 chromosome 14, NWIPB_WYAK_1.1, whole genome shotgun sequence encodes:
- the MAFA gene encoding transcription factor MafA translates to MATELAMGAELPSSPLAIEYVNDFDLMKFEVKKEPPEAERFCHRLPPGSLSSTPLSTPCSSVPSSPSFCAPSPGTSGGAGGGGGAAQAGATPGQASGGPGAVGGASGKPALEDLYWMSGYQHHLNPEALNLTPEDAVEALIGSGHHAGHHSAHHPAAAAAYEAFRGQGFAGGGGADDMGAGHHHGTHHAAHHHHHAPHHHHHHHHGGAGHGGGGTTHHVRLEERFSDDQLVSMSVRELNRQLRGFSKEEVIRLKQKRRTLKNRGYAQSCRFKRVQQRHILESEKCQLQSQVEQLKLEVGRLAKERDLYKEKYEKLAGRGGPGGAGGAGFPRESSPPQAGPGGAKGTPDFFL, encoded by the coding sequence ATGGCCACGGAGCTGGCGATGGGCGCCGAGCTGCCCAGCAGCCCGCTGGCCATCGAGTACGTGAACGATTTCGACCTGATGAAGTTCGAGGTGAAGAAGGAGCCGCCCGAGGCCGAGCGCTTTTGCCACCGACTGCCACCCGGCTCGCTGTCCTCGACGCCGCTCAGCACGCCGTGTTCCTCCGTGCCCTCTTCGCCCAGCTTCTGCGCGCCCAGCCCCGGCACCAGCGGCGGcgcggggggcggcggcggcgcggcgcAGGCCGGGGCCACCCCGGGGCAGGCGAGTGGGGGCCCCGGCGCCGTCGGGGGCGCCTCGGGGAAGCCGGCGCTGGAGGATCTGTACTGGATGAGTGGCTATCAGCACCACCTTAACCCCGAGGCCCTCAACCTGACGCCCGAGGACGCGGTGGAGGCGCTCATCGGAAGCGGCCACCACGCTGGGCACCACAGCGCGCACCACCCAGCGGCCGCTGCGGCCTACGAGGCCTTCCGGGGCCAGGGCttcgcgggcggcggcggcgcggacGACATGGGCGCTGGCCACCACCACGGCACCCACCACGccgcccaccaccaccaccacgcgccccaccaccatcaccaccaccaccacggcGGCGCGGGCCACGGCGGCGGCGGCACAACCCACCACGTGCGCTTGGAGGAGCGCTTCTCCGACGACCAGCTGGTGTCCATGTCCGTGCGCGAGCTGAACAGGCAGCTCCGCGGCTTCAGCAAGGAGGAGGTCATCCGGCTGAAGCAGAAGCGGCGCACGCTTAAGAACCGCGGCTACGCGCAGTCGTGCCGCTTCAAGCGGGTGCAGCAGCGGCACATTCTGGAGAGCGAGAAGTGCCAGCTCCAGAGCCAGGTGGAGCAGCTGAAGCTGGAGGTGGGGCGCCTGGCCAAGGAGCGGGACCTGTACAAGGAGAAATACGAGAAGCTGGCCGGCCGGGGCGGCCCCGGGGGCGCGGGCGGGGCCGGCTTCCCGCGGGAGTCCTCGCCGCCGCAGGCCGGGCCCGGCGGGGCCAAGGGCACTCCCGACTTCTTCCTGTGA